One genomic window of Pieris rapae chromosome 15, ilPieRapa1.1, whole genome shotgun sequence includes the following:
- the LOC111000713 gene encoding uncharacterized protein LOC111000713 — MEKTSFLFLLLISCGSAFIVVPQEITTLIDFILKFLPPFRKATEQSRIGFGFAYGNHADFQTVVQFGPDKEKKDAFSTSKRRATEEVRKSLKLASRETSTKP; from the exons ATGGAGAaaacttcatttttatttttgcttctGATATCATGTG gaaGCGCTTTCATCGTTGTACCTCAGGAGATAACAACTTTAATAGActttatactaaaatttttACCACCATTCAGAAAAG CAACGGAACAATCTCGTATTGGTTTCGGCTTCGCATATGGCAACCATGCGGATTTTCAAACAGTTGTACAATTTGGCCCTGATAAGGAGAAAAAGGatg CTTTTTCAACATCGAAACGACGAGCAACCGAAGAGGTAAGAAAATCACTTAAACTTGCATCCAGGGAAACATCTACAAAGCCCTAA